A region of Gemmatimonadales bacterium DNA encodes the following proteins:
- a CDS encoding SRPBCC family protein, whose product MELEQKLVVRAPPEAVWALLTDPRRVAGCLPGAAITEQLDERTWAGTITVKVGPVSTSYKGKVTFERLDTATRTADIVASGQDIRGKGGADLRLSSRLVAVDGGATEVTVRSDVSVTGILAQLGRGMIQDVSDQMFQRFAAAMRVQLEAAPVALAVSGAPGGAPAAPGVPASASPPAEVEPIQAVSFGAQLVVRALGRAARRPVVVLIVVIAMVVIWWLWFS is encoded by the coding sequence ATGGAGCTGGAGCAGAAACTCGTGGTGCGGGCGCCGCCGGAGGCGGTGTGGGCCTTGCTCACGGATCCGCGTCGGGTCGCCGGCTGCCTGCCGGGGGCGGCGATCACGGAGCAGCTCGACGAGAGGACCTGGGCCGGCACCATCACGGTGAAGGTTGGCCCCGTCTCCACGAGCTACAAAGGCAAGGTCACTTTCGAGCGACTGGACACCGCCACCAGAACGGCGGACATTGTCGCGTCCGGGCAAGACATCCGCGGCAAGGGTGGGGCGGACCTGCGCCTGAGCAGCCGACTCGTAGCGGTGGATGGCGGCGCGACCGAGGTGACCGTGCGTTCCGACGTCAGCGTGACCGGCATCCTCGCCCAGCTTGGCCGTGGGATGATCCAGGACGTCAGCGATCAGATGTTCCAGCGGTTCGCCGCGGCCATGCGCGTGCAGCTTGAGGCCGCGCCGGTGGCTCTCGCGGTTTCCGGCGCTCCAGGTGGCGCACCCGCGGCGCCGGGCGTTCCGGCGTCGGCGTCCCCGCCCGCCGAGGTCGAGCCGATCCAGGCCGTCTCCTTCGGCGCCCAGCTCGTCGTCCGTGCCCTCGGCCGCGCGGCACGCCGCCCGGTCGTCGTGCTGATCGTGGTCATTGCGATGGTCGTCATTTGGTGGCTCTGGTTCTCATAG